The Eublepharis macularius isolate TG4126 chromosome 11, MPM_Emac_v1.0, whole genome shotgun sequence genome includes a region encoding these proteins:
- the LOC129337317 gene encoding prostatic acid phosphatase-like translates to MSVHWHRTVHIHTASQKHQNVFWKANSVFNPFYQVYRHGDRSPISTFPTNECRDWPQGFGQLTREGMKQQYKLGKYLRNRYRRLLSPEYKRKEIYVLSTDTDRTIMSAQTNLAGLFPPSGKQIWHHRIPWQPIPVHTLPRKQDRLLSYPIHGCTRFNKLLKETLDSGAFKIKLKDYMPFLGQIAPKLGYDVKTLLDVNNQKLWNAYDTLLVQRLHQYRNPDWADQATLDKMKSLLEIGLSAVFGEHKREEKARVQGGLLVKAILEEISKAASNADPRKMMMYSAHDTTIVALQTALDVSNKKLPPYAACHLFELYQESNGQHTIEMYYQTDVTQDPTPLTLPGCSKACPLDKFKQLVAPIIVDNWEAECTLTDFAKEVMKADLVVEPLSILGVDQNHQKDQVEIQMVAKGSRERTCSLAPLPPALRAS, encoded by the exons TTTTCTGGAAAGCTAATTCAGTCTTCAACCCCTTCTACCAGGTTTACCGACATGGTGACAGAAGTCCCATTTCAACCTTTCCCACAAATGAATGTCGAGATTGGCCCCAAGGATTTGGACAACTCACCAGG GAAGGAATGAAGCAGCAATACAAACTTGGAAAATACTTAAGGAATAGATATAGAAGATTATTAAGTCCtgaatacaaaagaaaagag ATTTATGTCCTAAGCACAGATACTGATCGAACTATTATGAGTGCTCAGACCAATCTAGCCGGCCTCTTTCCTCCATCTGGTAAGCAAATATGGCACCATCGTATTCCCTGGCAGCCAATTCCAGTTCATACTTTGCCTCGTAAACAGGATCGG cTGTTGTCCTATCCTATTCATGGCTGTACACGGTTTAATAAACTTCTGAAGGAAACCTTGGATTCAGGTGCATTCAAGATCAAACTGAAAGACTATATg CCATTTTTAGGTCAAATAGCACCTAAACTAGGATATGATGTGAAAACTCTTCTGGATGTGAACAATCAAAAACTCTGGAATGCGTATGAtaccttgcttgttcag AGACTCCATCAATATCGTAATCCGGACTGGGCAGATCAGGCCACTTTGGATAAAATGAAATCACTGCTGGAGATAGGCTTAAGCGCAGTTTTTGGGGAGcacaaaagagaagaaaaagcgCGAGTGCAAGGGG GTCTCCTTGTGAAAGCTATTCTGGAAGAGATCTCAAAAGCTGCTAGCAATGCTGACCCCAGAAAAATGATGATGTATTCAGCA CACGATACCACAATCGTTGCCCTCCAAACAGCTCTGGATGTATCCAATAAAAAGTTACCTCCTTATGCTGCCTGCCATCTTTTTGAGCTCTATCAAGAAAGCAATGGGCAA CACACCATCGAGATGTACTACCAGACCGACGTTACCCAAGACCCCACTCCACTCACGTTGCCCGGCTGTTCAAAGGCTTGTCCACTTGACAAATTTAAACAATTGGTTGCTCCTATCATAGTGGACAACTGGGAAGCAGAATGCA CTCTCACTGACTTTGCAAAAGAAGTAATGAAGGCTGATCTTGTGGTTGAACCTCTCTCAATCCTTGGTGTTGATCAGAATCACCAAAAAGATCAAGTAGAAATACAGATGGTAGCAAAAG GGTCTAGAGAGAGGACGTGCTCACTGGCTCCACTGCCACCAGCCCTGCGAGCAAGTTAA